A stretch of Castanea sativa cultivar Marrone di Chiusa Pesio chromosome 2, ASM4071231v1 DNA encodes these proteins:
- the LOC142624418 gene encoding 3-dehydroquinate synthase, chloroplastic-like → MASTANPFAISLSSNPTSLRKTNNSSDSFLRVQSPNSVSLRSSFVSPSSIELNLNRRVSSASSVSRVRSRICASSAPVMESAAKTDSNAPTIVDVDLGNRSYPIYIGSGLLDQPHLLQKHVHGKRVLVVTNSTVAPLYLDKVVEALTKGNPNVSVESVILPDGEKYKDMDTLEKVFDKAIESRLDRRCTFVALGGGVIGDLCGYAAASFLRGVNFIQIPTTVMSQVDSSVGGKTGINHRLGKNLIGAFYQPQCVLIDTDTLNTLPDRELGSGLAEVIKYGLIRDAEFFEWQEKNMEALMARDPSALTYAIKRSCENKAEVVSLDEKEGGLRATLNLGHTFGHAIETSFGYGQWLHGEAVAVGMVMAVDMSHRLGWIDDSIVKRVHNILQRAKLPTTPPEMMTVEMFKSVMAVDKKVADGLLRLILLKGPLGNCVFTGDYDRKALDETLRAFVKS, encoded by the exons ATGGCTTCCACCGCTAACCCGTTCgctatttctctctcctccaatcCAACATCTCTTCGTAAAACCAACAACTCCTCCGATTCCTTTCTCCGCGTCCAGAGTCCTAACTCGGTCTCGCTCCGCTCTTCCTTCGTTTCCCCGAGTTCGATCGAGTTGAATTTGAATCGGCGAGTGAGCTCGGCGTCGAGCGTGAGTCGAGTCAGGTCGAGGATTTGCGCGAGTTCGGCTCCGGTAATGGAATCGGCGGCTAAAACGGATTCTAATGCCCCGACTATCGTGGACGTGGATTTGGGCAACCGGAGCTACCCGATTTACATCGGATCCGGACTCCTCGATCAACCTCACCTTCTCCAGAA GCATGTTCATGGGAAGAGAGTACTTGTGGTCACTAATAGCACAGTTGCACCACTCTACCTGGATAAAGTTGTTGAAGCTTTAACCAAGGGGAACCCTAATGTTTCTGTGGAGAGTGTGATTTTACCGGATGGTGAGAAGTACAAGGACATG GATacacttgagaaagtctttgacaaGGCCATTGAGTCGCGGTTGGATAGGCGTTGTACATTTGTTGCCCTAGGAGGTGGTGTGATTGGTGACTTGTGTGGCTATGCTGCTGCCTCTTTCCTCCGTGGCGTTAATTTCATTCAGATTCCTACGACGGTGATGTCACAG gTGGATTCCTCTGTTGGTGGCAAAACTGGGATAAACCACCGCCTTGGGAAGAACTTGATTGGTGCTTTTTACCAACCTCAATGTGTACTTATAGACACAGACACGTTAAACACATTGCCGGATAGGGAATTGGGATCAGGGCTTGCAGAGGTTATAAAGTATGGGCTTATCAGGGATGCTGAATTTTTTGAGTGGCAGGAGAAGAATATGGAAGCATTAATGGCTAG GGATCCAAGTGCACTCACTTATGCGATAAAGCGATCATGTGAAAACAAGGCTGAGGTTGTGTCCTTGGATGAGAAGGAAGGTGGACTGAGGGCAACACTGAACTTGGGTCATACATTTGGCCAC GCAATAGAAACTTCATTTGGCTATGGGCAATGGCTCCATGGAGAAGCTGTTGCAGTTGGCATG GTCATGGCTGTTGACATGTCACATCGCCTTGGTTGGATTGATGATTCTATTGTGAAGCGAGTTCACAACATTCTGCAACGGGCTAAGTTGCCTACTACCCCTCCTGAAATGATGACTGTGGAGATGTTCAAGTCTGTTATGGCT GTTGATAAGAAGGTAGCTGATGGACTACTAAGGCTCATCCTTCTAAAAGGTCCTCTAGGCAATTGTGTTTTTACAGGTGATTATGATAGAAAGGCCCTGGATGAAACACTCCGTGCATTTGTTAAGTCCTAA